From the bacterium genome, one window contains:
- a CDS encoding transposase, translating to MHIDVVPNRNSSPAYLLRESYREKGKVKKRTLANLSSLPIEQIERIRQILRGEQLAPVDTLFKAVGSAHHGHVQAVLSAMKRLGFDALLSSRPCRERDLVVAMVAARILEPHS from the coding sequence ATGCACATCGACGTCGTCCCCAATCGGAACTCCTCTCCCGCCTACCTGCTGCGCGAATCGTATCGGGAAAAAGGGAAGGTCAAGAAGCGCACCTTGGCGAATCTTTCCTCGCTGCCCATCGAGCAGATCGAGAGGATCCGCCAGATTCTCCGGGGGGAGCAACTCGCTCCGGTGGATACCCTCTTCAAGGCCGTTGGTTCCGCCCATCATGGTCACGTGCAGGCTGTCCTGTCGGCGATGAAGCGGCTGGGGTTCGACGCCTTGCTCTCTTCCCGCCCCTGCCGGGAGCGGGACCTGGTGGTTGCCATGGTAGCCGCGCGAATCCTCGAACCCCACAGCA